tttcagtgttattttatattgaataattttatgtaattttacagGCAAGACTCTGGCCTATGTGTTACCAATCGTACAGGAATTGCAAACACGATTGGTACCGAAAATTCGCTGCTTGATCGTCTTACCAGTGCAAGAACTAGCTGCACAAGTTCATAAAGTAATGATCGCCTATACGTCTCACACAAATCTGAAGGTGAGCTTACTCTCGGGTGCATTTCCGTTCGAGCAAGAGCAAAgcagtataattaaaaaaagtatgtatttgatgaccaataaattaaattgataaatacataatttaataaaatttttaaagctgAAAGAGGGAAATACTTATCTATGGTGGACATCGTAATCACGACGCCTGGTCGTCTATTAGATCACATACTAAAGACACCTGGATTTTCCTTGGATTCCCTGAGATTTCTTGTTATCGATGAAGCTGACCGCGCAACAGAATGGCTACAATATTTACCTGAACCTCATTCTCGGGCTCCTATTTTGACGCTTAATAGCATGCGCTCAAGGTTACTTTTTTCAACAAACTGTTTAACAGAATATATTATTGGACaatatatcttataataaataatttttataaattttgacaattatcTGATATGTGCAAAAAATTactcaatttaatttatcatttttcaaacaGCAAGATTATACCAGCTCAAAAGCTATTATTTAGCGCAACATTATCACAAGATCCTGAGAAGTTGAGTCGACTGGGCCTTTTCCAGCCAAGATTGTTCACAACCGTAGTGACTGATAAAGATACGGAtgtaaatttagataaaattgcGGGTGACTTTGTCGGACGTTATACGAGTCCAGCAGAACTGACGGAACTTGCAGTGGAATGTCTTCCCAGTTACAAACCAATTGCCCTGTATCAATTGTTGACAAGACACGATATTATTCCTAAGACTCTCGTTTTCACGAATTCCGGGCAAACCGCGCACAGACTGGCGCTATTGATGCAGTCACTCTTATCAGAACGGAATGTCACAGTGGGTGAATTATCCGCCCAGCTCGCGCCAAAGCAACGTGAAAGTGTCCTGGGCAAATTCGCAAACGCCGAGATACATGTGTAAGTTTTGCATGTTGTCAAAGTAAAATCTACagaaaacaaatttatcttGTTAGAAATAAAATGGTTCTTATTCTAATTCTAGTAGgaagataaaaagtaataagaTAAATTGCATCTTGCAtctaaagtaagaaaaaaatagtttagctttaataatttaatgttgattattaattttagattaaTAAGCTCGGATGCTTTGGCTAGAGGCTTGGACATTCTGGATGTGCAGTTAGTCGTGTCTTACGATTGCCCAAAACATATCAAGGGCTATATACATAGAGCTGGTAGAACCGGACGGGCAGGAAAGCCGGGTACCGCAGTGTCCATACTCACAGCGAATCAAATCGGTATATTCAAGCAAATGTTAAGCGCTGCGCATAAAACCGTGCCCAATATTGAACAAATGGATCTACATGCCATTGCAAAGATGGTAAATTATCAGAGTCATCGTCAGAAATTGATCGAAATTCTTGAGAAGGAAAAGAACGAAAGCCTGGAACGAACGAAGGCCACTAAGCGTAGACGCGTGGCAAATGTGACCAAGCagaatgaaaatgtaaaataatattgtaaaaaaaacatataaaaaaaaaaagaaataaaaatatgtacatgagcttataaatatgtacatgaGCTTATTTGCATAATACCTATATAACGATTTCGGTTGGGGCGGACTGATTACATATTTCAGAACCCAGATAATCATCCTGATCGAAATGTGCAATCAGCGTCCCAGTCGAAATCACTATTAGTTATCAGTTACATTTCATAAATCCTGTACAACGATGAAATTGACACTTATTTAATATCAGTTAGTGTAAACTCATCTGTATGCTGTAAAAGGTGctgtaaaaaaaacatcaaaaatacAGATAATAGGGTAACATcgataataacattttattgtcTGAAGTTAATAGTATCGTACATCATGCTCATTCTCTATGATTCGTTCTATGGGTAGTCGCGATGTATTTCGATTCGAATTGTATACTAGTTATTACTCCCATTGTTCTTTATTCGGTCGAAGGCATTGTATTCAcagttttaatttacaaaaggTAAAACGACGTATTTACGAATAACGATGCAGACACaagttatttactattattgcTGTGTATGGCATCATTGCTCGGAACTGATtgcactgaatttttttttaatatgcagtGTTACAAAGATGCTTGATTGCAGTTTCCTTTAActcaattttttaagtaaatcattgaaaaatttcatGACGGTTTGATTTTCTGTAATCTTGTAGAGATAGCCACAGCGCATAATCATTAACATCGATTACAGATCGGTAAATTAAATTGCAAGTCAAACGATATCTATTTTTGAAAagcgttaaattaaaaaaaagaaagaggtcGATAAATGGATatcgaacatttttttaaaggaattatCTTTATCTATACGGCAATGCTGATTGTAAAGTATCAAAAAGTGAACATCAAGTGAAaagcaattatttaatatgcGGCTCTGATTAACGAATCGGATTCACATTTAATCGCAAGCAACATTTCTCACGATACATTTATACATGTGTTTGACGTTTTACATTTTGTGCGATACTTTGCGCTATATCATTGTATAATGGgtgaattttgatttttgtataaacaatTGTGCGTTTTCTCTGTCGCATTATTTTCATATGACACATATTCAATTTCACAACTCCAAAGTTCAGGCACCCTTAAACTTGTAATTCAAACTTCGGACATGTTCAAAGCCCGTCGGGATTGTTGCTGTAATTTCGTATTGCGCGACCGCAGTCGCGTTGAGATGAATTAAATATTCTGGATACTAACCGTTCAAATCCTTCGATTCTCCGAAACAAGCTGTCTTAAATTACTTTTCAAACAATGCTAGATTTCCATCTAATTAACGCATCGTTAACAATTACAAACAATCGTGTTGTACTTTGTACGAAAATCGGAGACGGATTGCGCTGGTTGAAATACATCGACCTTCGGTTTTTCCCAAGGATTTCAAACGAAAATGTTGGCGACTAATATTCACTTTCtccatacaaaatatttaacggTTTAACATGGGCATACTTGGcatctttattttgaattttacatattCGTAGCCTTAGGCCTTCGCGACTCCCCTAAATTCACCCGTAGATTCATTAATGATAAGCAAATCGGACTGCTGTAATATATATGGAATAAAGATCGGCAACCTTTTTTATACATCgacatttaatttcatatttaataactGCCCCAATTACTGCCgctttttcaataatattagaataaaattataagagtGTTATGTATTAAACTTAGGCTATcatataaacgtaaataaatgCGTAGCAGTAAATAGGAAGATTATTAGATACGTGCGGcagtaataagaaaaaaaagtggaaGGAGGAGGCAATATTCAGGGTATTGATTTCAGagtaatagatttaattttatttcttttattatatttaaataatcatttaattttcaagcttgtttttcttattttgtgaatattaaaatttttatttgaataatgaaaaaaaaagtttattacatgtttaaaaaaacaacaaaataagCAATGAAATGTTGATATATGCTTAAAGGCAGTAATTGGAACAGTTATCTTATAAAAGggaattttatatatcatatatgcccttatatgtatgtaaaatattgtggATATAAggatattaaataatgataaaaaaaagcatacaaatatataaaagaaatcaattattttaaatactgagaaaatttaataaatataaaatttgaaaaatatttaataaacaaaatttaagcatgaattaaagatattttacatCTTGGTAAAGTTGTaagcataaaagaaaatttttaatatcaagcATTTCCTTATAGCAGAAAacttaaatttagaattatatatgtataatataaaagtttaatattatattttttttagaaattgggGAATGTGTATATATTCGAGTCTTTTTGGGAATTTATATAAGTTTACATTCAAATGATGAGATTGTTTCCGATTGCCGATCTCTTCCCTGCGAAACTGTTGACGTTTCCCAAAAGTTTAGCAGCTCGATGAAAGCATCCGCTCGGACTTTCGTTGTCTGAACTTCTAACGAACGAGCAAGATTCACATTTACTTACATctattgtatgtatatgtaaCTGTACGTGGATACACGTATCGTGCGTACAGGCACGACTTATTTTTCATGTCCATTATATTACACCCGCCTTACGAACCCGCCTTCTATGTATATCGTATTATTACAAAATCTAGTCTCGTTCGAAGATACACTGAATCGAACAAATCCTAAACGCTTACCTCGAAAATCCGAACGTCCACACACAGCTCTGTGTTATTTACACATAcgtatttttatcaatatgcAATACGagcgtatgtacatacattaaaCGTGGTCCTATATGATCATATGTCTCGTTGccatgtatatgtattttttttttaatttttatacttaacgCCGATGATTTTTTGCCGCGTTTTTGTGGCAGTATACCTTACAATAAAAGGGTATCCAACGGGTTTCGCCTACTGGGACttcatatattatgtatatgaaaaaaatgtacattatgTATATACTGCATATAcagagtatataaaaaaatgcgcgtttttttattttacacttattgcagagcaaataaaaagaaatgtttattataatattttcttgaaaattatttaacatatcaAAATTTAAGGACGAAAATAcgagtacactgagaaaaaatcgaaatatttaaaaacaaatattacttgtgacgttttcttcgatattatttgttatataaaaatttgactgtgatgactaaaatacatttctgtgaaatacattttatttttcttgttaacTGGTTTATTtactaggaataaaattttatttcgccgtatttaaataaagatttatttcagaaaaataaatattatatcacataaataaatttttaatcttttcctCAGTGTAGATAATGCGAAGTATCATGTTCTtcaattgatattaaatttagttgaattaaattttcacctttATCGAGCACGCTGCAGCTACGTGAAGACATGcgcacaatatattttttatacacccTGCATATTTTATATGGAGTGCGCCAAGCAAGTCGGTGATGTGCTTAAAAACTCGCCAGATTTCTGCAAAGTGCCACCATTATCGCtaagtgtgtgtgtatatatatttaaatacaataatgtattaaGTATTTACAGTACAGAATCGATTCTTCGAACTGTACAATATAAACTCATTAACGCAAACacgaatgataaaaaaatacactttaTCTAACGGTACAATGTGCGGTTtcgttacattaatttatttaactcgcATGAATGTCAATTATTCAGTTGAATAATTGGCGATAATAACGTATCGTAAATAAAAGCTCAATTAAATCAATACGACGAATCATCCGACAAATCTCAGAGTGAGATAATTTCTGAATAAATATTCAAGCAATATTAAAATCGCCGGCATTTTCTAGCGAGCTTTTAAGCCGAATGAAAGTCCGATCTGACGAGACTTCACTATACCGTATTTATTGTCGTGCCCTCCGCTCTGCGTACGGACTACAATATACGTCGGCTCATCTAATCGTAAGAGTGCATCGACCGAATTAAGCCACGCCAATTTGCGATAATCGAGCGCACATTTAGCCTGCCCAGTGCCCTGGTCGCGACAGATGCTCGtggaaagataaaaaagtatCGTGGAAGACAAAACGTGGCCGCGCAAAACGGTCGCCAGCGAAACGCGGGGGTCGGCGAATCTCGAATAAATCTTATCTCGTTCGACAGAGCTTTGCGTCTTATCGATCGGTTTGTATTTTATATCGATACATTTGAAATTCTCAACAGCAACAATAACAGCAGGCAGTGATTCGTTTCGAACAATAGCGAATGCCGGAAACAGGAAATTACGTATGCACAGAGTAACTCAGAAGAGGCTCCATGGAGCTCCCGTCAGCATCAATTAACTAACCCACGTTATCGCATTTCGAACCGCTCAATTATAGGAAAGCTGACGAATTTTCACTATCTATATATCTACAAGCAGATTGTTTGCTATATGGAtataatacaaagaaaaaaatgtaatagtgTAACAAAGTGAAGATCAGATTTGACATtcgttaaaaatgaaattttggttaaatttttttacttgttatgCTAATGTCTCAATTGTTAACTGTTTATACAAAGCGAAAGGAACAATTTCCGTATATTTCAACTCCAAGCGGCAAGTGTACAAACATTGATCTGCGAAAATTCTTAACGTCGAATGAGAAAGTTCGTGCATCGCGTAAATTTCGTGTTGCTTCTACATGATGAAAGCATAAAACGATTGACGTAGAACAATTTTCTCGTAatagcgtaaaaaaaaaaaaacaagaagttTTCTATTCCGTCTATTTCCTACAGATTTGTTTGTCTCCTGCTTCAGCTTTTTGCGAGGTTTGTTGAACGGTTAAATTCAATAGCCACGACGAGATCTACACGAACTCTGCGGCATGGAGGATGTCGGTACGGAGAACTCATCTCGCAGTTCCGGCACATTCGCATCCCGATGTTATCTCCTTTTTCCGTGTTCGCCGTGTCGATCGGGCGATGCACGAACTTGTTTGACCTGTATTTTATCTACAGTCCGATTAATCGCGCCGGTTACATCtaaacgagagaaaaagagatagagagagagagaggaagagccTCTCTAACTCACGTGTTGACATCGTGTCGCGTATATTTACAAGAGACCCTGTCGAAAGTCTCGACACGATCTTTTTGGTCGCGGCAGTGACTACATTCGATCGCATCTAGAAATACATCCTTGTTATATCGAATAAGGGGAAGacctatttctttctttttcttgtttcctCAGCGTAGTTTCGCACGCCTCCGCCTCATCATCTCGACTCTATTTTCATCACTAGCCTCAAATTTTCAAACAGTGCTACAGAAACGTTTTTAAAGGAAGATTCGCAATTACACCAATTTATAATCATCAAATTGTGATAACGAtaatgaacaaaaatttaaaacgtaaGAG
The DNA window shown above is from Solenopsis invicta isolate M01_SB chromosome 10, UNIL_Sinv_3.0, whole genome shotgun sequence and carries:
- the LOC105197806 gene encoding ATP-dependent RNA helicase DDX51, coding for MSLFVINRYEGESKQEENETNYLSDLLKKIEERKRQRAAESNKSILNEDGNDLGEPKKKKKKKLLKTEKPDDSHIEDKNASHEKIIEQTVETTKLSTKKKRNKKDTENEQCSATTDKIIDLEEKDKTVVEKNNDNKDATEKEISSHSNFTVLGAVPRKKLPEVKRMLPNWLAHPEVISADLNSGPILEELESVLDAKLVEALKTNGIVKFFPVQSSIIKWLHKCKMDRKLGWWPRDTCVSAPTGSGKTLAYVLPIVQELQTRLVPKIRCLIVLPVQELAAQVHKVMIAYTSHTNLKVSLLSGAFPFEQEQSSIIKKTERGKYLSMVDIVITTPGRLLDHILKTPGFSLDSLRFLVIDEADRATEWLQYLPEPHSRAPILTLNSMRSSKIIPAQKLLFSATLSQDPEKLSRLGLFQPRLFTTVVTDKDTDVNLDKIAGDFVGRYTSPAELTELAVECLPSYKPIALYQLLTRHDIIPKTLVFTNSGQTAHRLALLMQSLLSERNVTVGELSAQLAPKQRESVLGKFANAEIHVLISSDALARGLDILDVQLVVSYDCPKHIKGYIHRAGRTGRAGKPGTAVSILTANQIGIFKQMLSAAHKTVPNIEQMDLHAIAKMVNYQSHRQKLIEILEKEKNESLERTKATKRRRVANVTKQNENVK